Part of the Flavobacterium sp. MDT1-60 genome, AATACTGAATTTGTAATTTATAAATATGTTGATTTAGATTCTCGGTTTAAATTATATCATCGTCCAGCTGATAGAATCAAAGGAGCAAATGCATGCAGGAATTTTGGTTTTGAATTGAGTGAGGGGAAGTATATTCAATATTTAGATTCAGATGATTACATATCATTAAATAAAATTGAAGAACAGGTAAACCAACTTGAAAAATGTGATATAAATACGATCGCTATATGCAAATGGCAATTTTTTGAAAATCTTTCTAATATTAACAATGAAAATAAAGAACTAAACGTTTATAGAAATTTCGATTCTATTTTAGATTTTATTGATGCCCTGGCTTTGTCGGGTGGTTTTTTGCCCGCTCATACCTATTTACTAAATAGACAATTAGTACTTAATTCAGGAAATTGGATGGAGAGATTAGTAATAAATCAAGATGGAGAATTTTTTGCCAGAATATTTACAAAAACAAATCGAGTTGTATTTGTACCAAATGTTATGGTGTATTATAGAAGAAATCATATAGATAATATTAGTGTTTTAAATAATGAAAAAAAGTTAGAACATGCTATTATAAGTTGGCAATTAATAGAGTCATATTTTAAAATCCATTTTGGAGAAAGTACAAGGTTGGTGAGTATTTCAAAAAAATACTTATATCAACGTGTTGTAAAAGAAAATATAAAAATAATAAAGAAGAATCAACTCTTTTTTAAAGAAGAAATTCTCCACAAAGATTTTTTTTTCATCAGAATTTTCAAAAAAATAATAAAAGCTAAATGAAAGACCCTCTTATTTCAATCATACTTCCGGTTTTTAATGGAGAAAGATATTTAGCAAAAGCAATAAATAGTTGTTTAGAGCAAACCTATGAAACAATCGAAGTTATTGTAGTAAATGATTTTTCTACAGATAATACTTTGACTATTGTGAACGAATTTGTTGCACAAGACAAAAGAGTGAGACTAATAAATAATTCTGAAAATAAAAAACTACCTGCGAGTTTAAATATTGGACATAAAGAAGCAAAAGGGGAATATATTACATGGACTTCGGATGATAATATATATCAAAAAGATGCCATATATAAAATGTATACCACTTTGATGAAATCTAATTCTGATATTGTTTATTGTGATTATTTAATTATAGATGATGAAGGCATTATTACTGGACAAGCCAAATTAAAGGCTATCGAATATTTAATGTTTTATGGCGTCATTGGAGCTTGTTTTTTATATAAAAAAGAAGTTTATGATAGGAATAAAGGATATAATGAAAAATTATTTTTAGTAGAAGACTATGATTTTTGGTTGCGTGCAATGAAACATAGCAGTTATTGTAAAGT contains:
- a CDS encoding glycosyltransferase family 2 protein, with product MNSNPLVSIIIPTYNRASLIGETLNSILAQTYTNWECIIVDDGSTDNTEFVIYKYVDLDSRFKLYHRPADRIKGANACRNFGFELSEGKYIQYLDSDDYISLNKIEEQVNQLEKCDINTIAICKWQFFENLSNINNENKELNVYRNFDSILDFIDALALSGGFLPAHTYLLNRQLVLNSGNWMERLVINQDGEFFARIFTKTNRVVFVPNVMVYYRRNHIDNISVLNNEKKLEHAIISWQLIESYFKIHFGESTRLVSISKKYLYQRVVKENIKIIKKNQLFFKEEILHKDFFFIRIFKKIIKAK
- a CDS encoding glycosyltransferase family 2 protein yields the protein MKDPLISIILPVFNGERYLAKAINSCLEQTYETIEVIVVNDFSTDNTLTIVNEFVAQDKRVRLINNSENKKLPASLNIGHKEAKGEYITWTSDDNIYQKDAIYKMYTTLMKSNSDIVYCDYLIIDDEGIITGQAKLKAIEYLMFYGVIGACFLYKKEVYDRNKGYNEKLFLVEDYDFWLRAMKHSSYCKVDNPGYYFYRYHENSLTTRMKLDQNLKNQFLSNLYELYNDLFADSRMKAKEQIITFLINRFVYGPNDNIDVIHSKTFLKDLEYASTLLIGFSVEKFKRIVADDIIETIMIKKEFQKPKSFFAVHRLGKDVILRLAIGRYLALIKKCFL